From Coturnix japonica isolate 7356 chromosome 1, Coturnix japonica 2.1, whole genome shotgun sequence, the proteins below share one genomic window:
- the SPATA13 gene encoding spermatogenesis-associated protein 13 isoform X6: MTLMNSCLSYCVCGDPLPVSDSEVVSDDHWKKSSSQDEEKTDTQRVTPRRWGSGKRSRPRPLSDYGQMSIRSISIPEDSVAVESQKTDCMDGENQPGLAPVGSVIQSNTVGYSRGRKRRPISVIGGVNFYGSGPAEEIEGLLTQPTTRPPVPAHQVPPYKAVSARFRPLTFSQSTPIGLDRVGRRRQMRTSNAAADGGTESSALVDDNGSEEDYSYEEICQATPRYLQPGGEQLAINELISDGSIVYAEALWDHVTMDDQELGFKAGDVIRVLEASNKDWWWGRNEDKEAWFPASFVRLRVNQEELPENCSSIQDEEQDADISKHRQKIAENKDQMRTNVIQEIMNTERVYIKHLKDICEGYIRQCRKHTGMFTTAQLSTIFGNIEDIYKFQRKFLKDLEKQYNKEEPHLSEIGSCFLQHQEGFAIYSEYCNNHPSACIELSKLMKQGKYRHFFEACRLLQQMIDIAIDGFLLTPVQKICKYPLQLAELLKYTTQEHSDYNNIKAAYEAMKNVACLINERKRRLESIDKIARWQVSIVDWEGPDVLARSSELIHSGELTKISKQGKSQQRTFFLFDHQLVFCKKDLLRRDILYYKDRIDMDEMELVDAEDGRDKDFNINVKNAFKIINRATEEVHLFCAKKQEDKKRWMEACESERRRVQEDKEMGMEISENQKKQAMQNARKSRHGKMKGVSYNGCPVPPLHQSLHPIHQRHITVPTSIPQQQVFALAEPKRKPSLFWHTFNKLTPFKK, from the exons atgacTCTGATGAACTCCTGTCTCAGTTACTGTGTATGTGGAGACCCTCTACCCGTGTCTGATTCGGAG GTTGTTTCTGATGACCATTGGAAGAAGTCCTCATCCCAGGATGAAGAAAAGACAGACACGCAAAGGGTCACGCCCAGGAGATGGGGCTCTGGAAAAAGGTCTCGGCCCAGACCACTCTCAGACTATGGCCAAATGTCAATCAGAAGTATCTCTATACCTGAAGATTCAGTTGCTGTGGAGTCGCAAAAGACAGACTGCATGGATGGAGAAAATCAGCCAGGACTGGCTCCTGTTGGGTCTGTGATCCAGAGCAATACAGTAGGCTACTCCAGAGGGCGAAAAAGAAGACCCATCTCTGTAATAGGTGGGGTCAATTTCTATGGAAGCGGTCCGGCAGAAGAAATTGAAGGTCTGCTGACACAA CCCACCACGCGGCCGCCTGTCCCCGCACACCAGGTGCCCCCCTACAAAGCTGTCTCTGCCAGGTTCCGGCCCCTCACCTTTTCACAGAGCACTCCCATTGGCCTGGACCGCGTTGGGCGACGGCGGCAGATGAGAACATCTAATG CTGCTGCAGATGGCGGGACCGAATCTTCAGCATTGGTTGATGACAATGGCAGCGAGGAAGATTACAGCTACGAGGAGATCTGCCAAGCCACACCAAGGTACCTGCAGCCTGGAGGGGAACAGCTCGCCATTAATGAG CTGATAAGCGATGGCAGCATTGTCTATGCAGAAGCTCTCTGGGACCACGTCACTATGGATGATCAAGAGCTGGGCTTCAAAGCTGGAGATGTCATCAGAGTCCTGGAAGCTTCCAACAAAGACTGGTGGTGGGGAAGAAATGAGGACAAAGAAGCCTGGTTTCCAGCTAGCTTTGTCAGG CTGCGAGTTAATCAGGAAGAGCTGCCAGAAAACTGCAGTAGTATCCAGGACGAAGAACAAGATGCAGATATTAGCAAGCATCGTCAGAAAATAGCTGAAAACAAGGATCAGATGAGAACCAACGTTATACAGGAAATCATGAACACAGAACGAGTCTATATCAAGCATCTCAAGGACATCTGTGAG GGTTACATTCGGCAGTGTCGCAAACATACAGGAATGTTCaccacagcccagctcagcaccatTTTTGGAAATATTGAGGATATTTACAAATTCCAGAGAAAGTTTCTGAAGGATCTTGAGAAACAGTACAACAAAGAGGAGCCTCATCTGAGCGAGATAGGATCGTGCTTTCTCCAACAT CAAGAAGGCTTTGCTATTTATTCAGAGTACTGTAACAATCATCCCAGTGCCTGCATTGAGCTTTCCAAACTAATGAAACAAGGCAAATACCGTCACTTCTTTGAGGCCTGTCGCTTGCTTCAGCAGATGATTGACATTGCCATAGATGGTTTCCTACTGACACCAGTGCAGAAGATCTGCAAATACCCCCTGCAGCTCGCAGAACTGCTCAAATACACCAcgcaggagcacag TGATTATAACAACATAAAAGCTGCTTATGAGGCTATGAAGAATGTGGCATGCCTAATCAATGAGCGAAAACGAAGATTGGAAAGCATAGACAAGATTGCACGTTGGCAAGTGTCTATAGTAGACTGGGAG GGACCGGATGTGTTAGCCAGAAGCTCAGAACTGATCCACTCAGGAGAACTGACCAAAATATCAAAGCAAGGCAAAAGCCAGCAGAGgactttcttcctctttgacCATCAACTTGTGTTCTGTAAGAAGGACCTTCTGAGAAGGGACATCTTGTATTATAAGGATCGTATTGACATGGATGAGATGGAACTTGTGGACGCTGAGGATGGCAGAGACAAAGACTTTAACATTAATGTCAAGAATGCTTTTAAGATAATAAACAGAGCGACAGAAGAggttcatttgttttgtgcaaAAAAGCAAGAGGATAAGAAGAGGTGGATGGAGGCATGTGAAAGTGAAAGGAGAAGAGTTCAAGAAGACAAGGAAATGG GAATGGAAATCtcagaaaaccagaagaaaCAAGCCATGCAGAACGCCCGTAAGTCAAGGCATGGGAAGATGAAAG GTGTAAGCTATAATGGGTGTCCTGTGCCTCCTCTACACCAGAGCTTGCATCCCATCCATCAGCGCCACATCACCGTGCCCAccagcatcccacagcagcaggtctTTGCCCTGGCAGAACCCAAGCGGAAGCCATCCCTTTTCTGGCATACCTTCAACAAACTCACCCCATTCAAAAAGTGA
- the SPATA13 gene encoding spermatogenesis-associated protein 13 isoform X7, with protein MVARGGVARFWSLESLHMGTTAADGGTESSALVDDNGSEEDYSYEEICQATPRYLQPGGEQLAINELISDGSIVYAEALWDHVTMDDQELGFKAGDVIRVLEASNKDWWWGRNEDKEAWFPASFVRLRVNQEELPENCSSIQDEEQDADISKHRQKIAENKDQMRTNVIQEIMNTERVYIKHLKDICEGYIRQCRKHTGMFTTAQLSTIFGNIEDIYKFQRKFLKDLEKQYNKEEPHLSEIGSCFLQHQEGFAIYSEYCNNHPSACIELSKLMKQGKYRHFFEACRLLQQMIDIAIDGFLLTPVQKICKYPLQLAELLKYTTQEHSDYNNIKAAYEAMKNVACLINERKRRLESIDKIARWQVSIVDWEGPDVLARSSELIHSGELTKISKQGKSQQRTFFLFDHQLVFCKKDLLRRDILYYKDRIDMDEMELVDAEDGRDKDFNINVKNAFKIINRATEEVHLFCAKKQEDKKRWMEACESERRRVQEDKEMGMEISENQKKQAMQNARKSRHGKMKGVSYNGCPVPPLHQSLHPIHQRHITVPTSIPQQQVFALAEPKRKPSLFWHTFNKLTPFKK; from the exons ATGGTGGCCCGCGGGGGAGTGGCACGATTTTGGAGTCTGGAGAGCCTTCATATGGGCACAA CTGCTGCAGATGGCGGGACCGAATCTTCAGCATTGGTTGATGACAATGGCAGCGAGGAAGATTACAGCTACGAGGAGATCTGCCAAGCCACACCAAGGTACCTGCAGCCTGGAGGGGAACAGCTCGCCATTAATGAG CTGATAAGCGATGGCAGCATTGTCTATGCAGAAGCTCTCTGGGACCACGTCACTATGGATGATCAAGAGCTGGGCTTCAAAGCTGGAGATGTCATCAGAGTCCTGGAAGCTTCCAACAAAGACTGGTGGTGGGGAAGAAATGAGGACAAAGAAGCCTGGTTTCCAGCTAGCTTTGTCAGG CTGCGAGTTAATCAGGAAGAGCTGCCAGAAAACTGCAGTAGTATCCAGGACGAAGAACAAGATGCAGATATTAGCAAGCATCGTCAGAAAATAGCTGAAAACAAGGATCAGATGAGAACCAACGTTATACAGGAAATCATGAACACAGAACGAGTCTATATCAAGCATCTCAAGGACATCTGTGAG GGTTACATTCGGCAGTGTCGCAAACATACAGGAATGTTCaccacagcccagctcagcaccatTTTTGGAAATATTGAGGATATTTACAAATTCCAGAGAAAGTTTCTGAAGGATCTTGAGAAACAGTACAACAAAGAGGAGCCTCATCTGAGCGAGATAGGATCGTGCTTTCTCCAACAT CAAGAAGGCTTTGCTATTTATTCAGAGTACTGTAACAATCATCCCAGTGCCTGCATTGAGCTTTCCAAACTAATGAAACAAGGCAAATACCGTCACTTCTTTGAGGCCTGTCGCTTGCTTCAGCAGATGATTGACATTGCCATAGATGGTTTCCTACTGACACCAGTGCAGAAGATCTGCAAATACCCCCTGCAGCTCGCAGAACTGCTCAAATACACCAcgcaggagcacag TGATTATAACAACATAAAAGCTGCTTATGAGGCTATGAAGAATGTGGCATGCCTAATCAATGAGCGAAAACGAAGATTGGAAAGCATAGACAAGATTGCACGTTGGCAAGTGTCTATAGTAGACTGGGAG GGACCGGATGTGTTAGCCAGAAGCTCAGAACTGATCCACTCAGGAGAACTGACCAAAATATCAAAGCAAGGCAAAAGCCAGCAGAGgactttcttcctctttgacCATCAACTTGTGTTCTGTAAGAAGGACCTTCTGAGAAGGGACATCTTGTATTATAAGGATCGTATTGACATGGATGAGATGGAACTTGTGGACGCTGAGGATGGCAGAGACAAAGACTTTAACATTAATGTCAAGAATGCTTTTAAGATAATAAACAGAGCGACAGAAGAggttcatttgttttgtgcaaAAAAGCAAGAGGATAAGAAGAGGTGGATGGAGGCATGTGAAAGTGAAAGGAGAAGAGTTCAAGAAGACAAGGAAATGG GAATGGAAATCtcagaaaaccagaagaaaCAAGCCATGCAGAACGCCCGTAAGTCAAGGCATGGGAAGATGAAAG GTGTAAGCTATAATGGGTGTCCTGTGCCTCCTCTACACCAGAGCTTGCATCCCATCCATCAGCGCCACATCACCGTGCCCAccagcatcccacagcagcaggtctTTGCCCTGGCAGAACCCAAGCGGAAGCCATCCCTTTTCTGGCATACCTTCAACAAACTCACCCCATTCAAAAAGTGA